The genomic region TTGCCGGTGTCGTCCACGACCGCCACCTTCACGCCAGTGCGCACGCCGGGGTCCAGACCCATCGTGACCCGCCGTCCGGCCGGTGCCGCCAGCAGCAGATCCTTCACGTTCAGACCGAAGACGCGGATGGCTTCTTCCTCGGCTTTCTCGCGCAGGATGTTGATCAGTTCGCTTTCGATCTGCCAGCCCAGCTTGATCTGCCAGGTCCAGCGTACCGTCTGCAGCAGCCACGGATCGGCCGGGCGCTTCTGGTCGGCAATGCCTACCCGGGCGGCAATGGTGCGCTCGCACCAGCCCGGGCCTTCCACACCATCCACCTCGTCGGGCAGTTTCAGCGTCAGCGTCAGCACTTCTTCGCGGCGTCCGCGCAGCAGTGCCAGTGCCCGGTGGGACGGAATCTCGGAAAGCGGTTCCTGGTAATCGAAATAATCGGCAAACTTGGCGCCGCTTTCCGATTTGTCGGCGGCCACCTTGGAAATGAGCACCGCCTTTTCCTGCAGGTACTCGCGCAGGCGGCCCACCAGGTCGGCATCTTCGGCAAAGCGCTCCATCAGGATCTGCCGCGCACCGTCCAGGGCTGCCTTGGCATCGGCCACGCCCGGATTGTCGCCATCGGGCGTGGTGAAGGCGGGTTTCAGATAGGCGGCTGCCTCGGTCTCGGGCACCAGCATGGGGTTGGCCAGCAGGGCGTCAGCCAGCGGTTCCAGTCCGGCTTCGCGGGCAATCTGCGCCTTGGTACGACGCTTGGGCTTGTAGGGGGCGTACAGATCCTCCAGTCGCTGCTTGCTGTCGGCCTCGTCGATGCGTGCGGCCAGCTCGGGCGTGAGCTTGCCCTGTTCGGTGATCGAGTCCAGGATGGCCTGGCGGCGGGCGTCCAGCTCGCGCAGATAGATCAGGCGTTCGGACAGGTGGCGCAGCTGCGTGTCGTCCAGGTTGCCGGTGACTTCCTTGCGGTAGCGGGCAATGAACGGCACGGTGGCCCCTTCGTCCAGCAGGGCGATGGTGGCCTGCACCTGCTGCGGCCTGATCGACAGTTCGGAGGCGAGACGTTGTTCCAGCGGTTGAGGCATGGGCTTGGGCAGATGGAACGGGAGGGTTGAGGCAGTGAGCGGCGACGGGCAGGGAAGGTTGCATCGGACAGGCCCATGCAAACGCGGAGCCGGCACCGCATGTCATCGACGGCCGGGAGGCCTTTCATTCGGGCCGGGCGTCCATGACGGTCAGGAAAAAGCCCCGTTGCAGCCTTTTCCTGAAGGGACGGCAGCATATCAGGGATGGGGTTGGTTGGCAGAATAACAACACGGCCGGACCTATGCCATAATCAGCCGCGTGGGCCGTTAGCTCAGTTGGTCAGAGCAGAGGACTTGGCGGGCATTTCCCTTCGTCCGGCGGCCGGGGTGCACATGGCATGCCGTGTGTCTTCCGGTTCCGTTCATGGGAAACGCCACATGGGTTGCCCGGAGTAGTGCATGCTGCTCCGAGGTAGAACTTCTCAAATTCGGCAGACGCTCTGGCGCCGTCCTCGGTGCCGTGCCAATGCCGAGCGAAGCTCCGGATTGTCGGAGAACGTGTAGAGACTCGACGGGAAGGCCGAAAGGCAAGACAGAGTCCAGACCACGAACCGGAAACGGGCGGCGAAAGCCGAAGTGGTACGCATAATCCTTTGGTCGTTGGTTCGAGCCCAACACGGCCTACCACACTTTACTGTCGCGCCGCCTCGGTTCTCGGGGCGCATGCATCCGTGGCATTACCGCGCCATGGCGTACCCGCCCATCGGCGGGCTTTTCATTTGCTGCCCGCGGCGGTGCCGGATTTTTGTGCATCCGCCTGTCCTCTCGCGCCTTTTGCCGTCCCATCCTGCCCGGTTTCCACCTCCCCGTGCGTGGTCCGTCTCCGTGCAGGACGATTCCCCTGGAAACCCTGAAATGTTTCAGGGGCCCGTTCGGGAGATCCATGGCGTGGTCAGGGTCTTTGTCGGGAAATCACGGCAGTTCCCCGTGCGTCTCTGGCATACTTCGTTTCGATATTTTGTCCACGCATTGCCGGATGCTGCGCTGATATCTCCCGAAACCATTTCCGGAAAGACACGATGATCATTCCCGATCGAGGGATTTCATCCATTTTTTCTGTTCCTGGTTCGCAAGCGGGCAAAAATCGCGTATTCTTCTTCGCTGGAACGCCACATTGGGCGTCCATACTTTTTCAGGAATATTCACCACAATGGCCTCACTGATCGACCTCAACCGGAAAATCGCCAAGCTCCAGAAGCAGGCAGATGCCATCAAGAATCGTGAAAGAAAGGGCATCATCGCCCAGATCCGACAGGCCATCGTCGATTATGAACTGACGCCGGACGACCTGTTCTCGGCCAATGGTGCGGTCATCCGCCGCGGCCGCCGGCCGGCCGGTGGACGGTTGGGCGCCGCCTCGGAAGAGGGCAGCGCCCGTCCCCGTCGCGGCCGTCCGGTGGGCTCCGTGTCCCGCAAGCCGGTGCCCATCCGCTACCGCGACGACGAGGGCAATACCTGGACCGGCCGGGGCAAGCAGCCCAACTGGCTGCGCGCTCATGTCGAGGCTGGCCACGACATCGAGGAATTCCGCGTCAACGAAGAGTCCTGATGGACTCTGCCCGGCCGGAATGATCCGGGCCGGGCATGCGGGCAGGAACGACATATCGACGAGGATCATCTGCCCATGATGACATTCGACATGAAGCGGGCATCACTGCAACGGTCGCGCCGCATGCTGGCAGCGACCATTCTGGGGGTGACGGCCCTGGTGGCCGGGTGCGCCAGCACCACGCCGGCCCAGATCACCACCTTCAATCGTCAGGACGCCGGCGCCGACGCCTGGACCGGACGGCACTTCATCGTGCAGCCGCTGCCGGGGCAGGCCGAGAGCCTGGAATATGCCGATTATTCCCTGCGGGTCCGTGAGGCCCTGCGCAGGCATGGGCTGGTCCCCGTGCCCGACCTGCACGCCGCTGAACTGGTCGTGCATTTCGAATACCGGACCGACGGTGGCAGCGTCACCGGAAGCACCTCGTCCAGCAGCGTTTCGCTGGGCCTGGGGGGCGGTTATCGAACAGGATGGGGCCTGGGGCTGGGTATTCCCATTGGCGGCACGTCCGAGAACATTCAGTACCGTCACCGCCTTCAGGTCCAGATCGACCGGGTGAGGTCAGCTTCAAGCGGACCGGCCCCGGGTGAGCCGATTCCCGGCGAGCGTGTCTATGAGTCCACGCTGGTCACGCGCAGCGAGTCCGCGGCGGTTGCGCCGCAGATGCCTGCCATGATCGATGCGCTGTTTGCCGATTTTCCCGGCGTCAACGGCAAGACCGTGACCGTCAACCTGCCGACCGAATGAGCAAAAAAAAGCGGGTCACCCAGGGTAGGTTGACCCGCTAATCCAAGCTCAGGAGAGAAAGAAATCCATGGGCACATTCTGCGCTGCGGCCCACTCGGGCGCAGCGCAGCAAGGATGTGCGGCTGATGGTTGCCGATGGGTGGTGAACGGTGCGGCCAGGCCGCATCGGCTGACGCCATGCCCTGGCCCGTGTCCGGGCAGTCTTGCCTGTCTGATGTTTCTCCGTGCTCCCGCTGAGCCACGCATCCGGTTGGTGTAGTCATGGCCATCCGACGGCGTCCGGCATGACGACGGCCCGGAAGAGGACATTCAGGATCGGGAAGGGAACATCTGCCCCCGAACACGGCATCGGAAAGGTGTGTTCGGTCCTGTCCGAGGTGGCGTGAGGCATGAATGCGACGCCGGGCCATTCGGTGCTGTCGTGTCTGTGTCCCGGCCTTGCCGCCAGTCTGGCGGGGTGGACCGGCAGCGGCATGCGTGCTTGGGACGGGGGCGAAGGGCCCGTAGGCTTGCCCCCGTTCCCAACTGCCGCCAGGTCCGCGCCTGCCCGATCCGATCATGCCAGAGGTCACGCACACGCCCGTCCTGCCCGACGAACCCGCCGCCATCGTCGGCTCCCAGTTCACGTTCGAGCAGATCTGCGCCTTTGGTCTGGCCATGGGGTGGGGGGACAGACCCCTATCGTTCGTCGTGAAGAACTGGATGGATTCGCGTCCGGCCTTCGCCATCGAGGACATCATCGGCCTGCCGCGCTGACCTTCTGTAGGCCCCCTTGAGGGGCCTGTTGGCTTCCCGACGGACTCCGGGAACTATCTCGGCAACGGAGGGCCGTAACACGCTATAGTTACGGTTACTTCCAATAACCCGAGGAGATTCCCATGACCGGATCCGTGCGCATGGAGCGCGACACCTTTGGCGAGATCGCCGTCCCTGCCGATCGCCTGTGGGGCGCGCAGACTCAGCGTTCGCTGCAGAACTTCAGGATTTCCACCGAGAAGCAGTCGCCTGAGCTGATCCGGGCGCTGGCCACCGTCAAGCGTGCGGCCGCCACGGTCAACGCCGGACTGGGGCAACTGGCAGCCGACAAGGCCAAGGCAATCGAGACGGCCGCCGACGAGGTGCTGGCCGGCAAGCATGATGGTGAATTCCCGCTGGCCGTCTGGCAGACCGGTTCGGGGACCCAGACCAACATGAACCTCAACGAGGTTCTGGCCAACCGCGGCAGCGAGCTGATGGGCGGCGAGCGCGGCGAATCGCGCAAGATCCACCCCAATGACGACGTTAACCGGGGCCAGTCCTCCAACGACGTGTTCCCCACGGCCATGAACGTGGCTGCAGCCGTGGCCATCCACAAGAACCTCATCCCGTCGCTGAAGCAGCTGCGCGACACCCTCAAGGCCAAGTCCGAGGCCTTCAAGGACATCGTCAAGATCGGCCGTACCCACCTGCAGGACGCCACGCCGCTCACGCTGGGGCAGGAGTTCTCTGGCTACGTGGCCCAGCTGGACCATGGCCTGAAGCACCTGGAAGACGTGCTGCCGCACCTGCAGGAGCTGGCCCAGGGCGGTACGGCCGTGGGCACGGGCCTCAATGCCCACCCCGAGTTCGCCGTGAAGGTGGCAGCCGAGATTGCCCGCCTGACGGGCGTGCCTTTCAAGACCGCGCCCAGCAAGTTCGAGGCGCTGGCTGCTGCCGATGCACAGGTGGCGACCCACGGCGTGCTCAAGACCATCGCCGCCTCGCTCTTCAAGCTGGCCAACGACGTGCGCTGGCTGGCCAGCGGCCCGCGCTCGGGCCTGGGCGAGATCTCCATCCCCGAGAACGAGCCGGGCAGCTCGATCATGCCGGGCAAGGTCAACCCCACGCAGTGTGAAGCGTTGACCATGGCTTGTGCGCAGGTCTTCGGCAACGACGTGGCCGTCAACATTGGCGGCGCCAGCGGCAACTTCGAGCTGAACGTCTACCGGCCGATGATCGTGCACAACCTGCTGCAATCGGTCAGGCTGCTGGCTGACGGTGCCCGTAGTTTCAACGACAACTGCGCCGTCGGCATTGAGCCCAACCGTGCGCGCATCAACCAGCTGATGGAGCAGTCGCTGATGCTGGTGACGGCGTTGAACCCGCACATCGGCTATGACAAGGCCGCGCAGATTGCCAAGAAGGCGCACAAGGAAGGCACCACGCTGAAGGCGTCTGCCCTGGCGCTGGGCTTTGTGACCGAGGCACAGTTCGACGAATGGGTCCGGCCCGAGAAGATGGTGGGCTGATTCTTTGCCATTCCCTGGAGGAAATCCATGAAGAGCAACCTGCAACGCAAGGTCATGCGCCTGGGCGCCGTCCTGCTGGTGCTGGGCGCCCTGGGGGCCTGCTGCGGCCCGTGGGGGCCCGGACCTGGCCCTGGTGGCGGTGGACACGGTGGACCGGGCGGTCCGGGCCACCTACAGCAGCCCTGATCGGCTGAAACGCCTGTTGGTCCCTCCATCCCGTCGGTCCTGATGCCGATGGGCGGCCGGAACGTTCCCTTCCAGGGGCGTTCCGGTTTTTTCTTGTTGAGGGGCGGTGTACCGGGGGCAGCTAGGCGTCGAAACAAAACGAAAAGAAACGCCACTGCAACGAGATGATCGGTTCGGCGGGGTGCCCGAACATGTCTCCCATGTTCAGCGTGCCCGGGCACTTCCGCCCGCACGTGTTGAATGCCGGTTCTTCCGGGCATGACGGGATCCGGACAGGCGTGGCCGCCGATGAGAAGGCGCCATGGCCAGGCGGATCCCGCAGAGGTGACTTCATGGGAATCAAACGAGTTCTGGTTGGCCTGACGGCCGTGGTGCTGGTGACTTCCGCCGTGGTGGCATGCGGTTTCCGGGGGACGGGCCCCTGGGGGGGATATGGCCCTTGTGGACCGCACTGGCGGGGAGAGGACCCCGCCCAGCGGCGCGCCTACGTGGTGGAACGGGTCAGTCAGGAGCTGTCCTTGAATGTGGGGCAGCGGGCCAAGCTGGAAGTGCTGGCTGACCAGCTGGATGAGCAGCGCCAGGCGCTCTGGAGTGAGGGGCACATGGCGGCAGACCTGCAGCAGGTGATTGCTGGCGAACGCTTCGACCGGGTCAAGGCCCAGAGCGTGGTCGACCAGAAGCTGCAGGCCGTGCAGCAGCACAGCCCGAAAGTGGTGGAGGCCATGGCGAGCTTCTATGACAGTCTGGATGCCGGGCAGCAGCGGGTCGTGCGCGAGAAGCTGAAAGAGCGTTTCGGCGACCGGAAATGAAAACCCGGTGACGGGGCGCGCGGCATCGATCAACCCGTGTCAACGCATGACGGTGCCGCGCTGTCTTCCCGAGGTTTTTCGTCCCCAAGGGAGATTTCCATCATGCGTCGTTTCGTCTACTCTTCCCTGAAGGTGTTGCACCTGATGGGTCTTGTCCTGTTTCTGGGATCCATCTTCGGGCATATTGTGGCCGGGATCCTTGGCGGTGGTCCCGTGAGTGGCGGCCGGTTTCTGGCAGCCCGCGAGCATATCGCGGCTGCCACGCAATTTCTCACGCTGCCGGGGCTTGGGCTGCTCCTGCTTAGTGGCGTCGGCCTGTGGCTGATGAGCTGGTCGGTGAAGAACAGCCGCTGGCTTGGCGTGCACATGGGGCTTGCCGCGCTGGTCACCCTGATTGCCTTTGTCGTGGTACTGCCCGCTGGTGCCGAGATGATGGCGCTTGCCTCGACGGACATGGTGGCCAACATGGAGAAAATCGTGGCGGCAAATCGCTTTGAGGACATTGGCGGGGCAGTTAACGTCCTGCTGATCCTGATCATCACCGGTCTGGGGGTCGCCAAACCCCGGTGGGCGCGCAAGCGAAGCTGAGTCTGTGTAGGAGCTGCCTCCGTGCCTTTTTTGATCTTGCCGGGGGGGCTGACAATGTGGGGCCGTCCAGACGTTATCTGGCATCCAGGAATGAATCCATGAATCGCGTGCTGCTGATCGACGATGACGAACAGCTGGGGCCTCCGCTGGCCATGTACTTCAAGCGTTTCGATCTGGTACTTGAGCAGGCGTTCACGCCCTCAAAGGGGCTGGCGCGGCTTCAGGAGGGGAATTTCGATGCGGCGATTCTCGACATCATGCTGCCGGAGATGGACGGTTTCGAGGTCTGTCGCCGGATCCGGAAGGGTAGCCAGGTGCCGATCATCATGTTGACGGCGCGTGGAGAGCTGACCGATCGCGTGGTGGGCCTGGAAATGGGCGCTGACGACTACCTGCCCAAGCCCTTCGAGCCCCGCGAGCTGGTGGCGCGGGTGCAGACGGTGCTGCGACGCTTCCGTGCAGCCTCTTCGGGGGGCGGCGCGGATTCTGCTGGCGTGCACCCTGAGGATGCCTCGGTGCTGCGTTTCGAGGGGCTGGTGATCGATCCCGTCCGGCGCAGTGTGCTGCGTCACGACGAGGACGTGGCGCTGACCGGCACCGAATATGAACTGCTGCTGATGCTGGCCCGCGAGCCGGGGCGCGTCTTCAGCCGTGACGACATCCTGGGCCGGCTGCGAGGCCACGAGGTGGATCTTTACAGCCGCGCCGTGGACATCGTCGTCAGCCGCCTGCGCCGCAAGCTGGAGCCATTGGTGGTCATCAAGACGTTGCGCAATGTCGGCTATGCGCTGGCGCTGCGGCCGCAGGAGGCATGATGCCGGCCGCCAAGCGTTGGCTTGCCCGGGTACGCGCCTTCATGGGGCGCTTCCTTGCTGGCGTGCGCGGTCTTCCGGTGCGCCTGGCGTTCTCGATCAAGCTGCGCATGGTGCTGGTGTTTCTGGTGTTGGCCGCGGCGCTGATGGTCGTGTTCATCGGCGCCATGCGGCAGGTGGTGGCCACGCGCTGGCAGCTGACCGCCCAGCCGCTGCTGGTCGATTATGTCGACCGTCTGGCCGAGGAGATCACGGTTGATGGCCATCCCAGTGTTGAACGCGCCCGTGCACTGGCACAGCGCCTGCCGGTGACGGTGCGCATCGAGGGACCGGTCATCCGATGGGCGTCCCATCCGCAGGATCCCCAACATGACTGGTGGCGTGAGGGTGATGGAACTTGGGAGGACTCTCCACCGTCGGATGCGCTCATGCCCGGAGCGGACCGTCATGATGAGCGCGGGATGGGGCATCGTGGTGCTCATGTGGGGGAAGGGCGTGGGTGGGGCGACGAGCCCCCCGGCTGGCAGCAGATCAGGCAGATCACCGAGCGCTCGACGCCCGATGGGCACCGGCTCGTGTTCGGCATCGACCGCCATGCCATGTTGGCACGGCATGATGGCTCGGACCCGCTGGCCCGGGGACTGGCCGCGCTGCTGCTGCTGACGTTGCTGGCCTGGTGGTACGTGCGCCGCACGCTCAGGCCGCTGGATGCCATCAGCGCTGGCGCTCGCCGCTTCGGCCAGGGCAACTTCGATGACCCCATTCCGGCTGTCTGGACCCGGCGGCACGGCGAACTGGGCGAGCTGGCCACGACGCTCAACACCATGGGCGAGGACATCCGGCAGATGCTGGATGCCAAGCGCAGCCTGCTGCTGGCCATCAGCCACGAGATGCGCAGCCCGCTGACCCGCGCGCGCCTGCACACCGAGCTGCTGCCCGAGGACGATCCCGAGGTGCGACCGCAGCGGGAGGCCCTGCTGCGTGACTTGCGGGAGATGTCTGCCCTGGTGGAGGATCTGCTGGAAAGCGAGCGCCTGTCCGACCGTCATGTGGCGTTGCAGCGGGAAAGTCTGGACCCGGGCGTCGTGGCCCGCAGCGTCATCGCCGAGCTGCAGACGCGCCACCCTGGCGTAGAGGTTGTTCTTCAGGTGCCAACGGAGCTGCCGGCGCAGTATCTGGACGCCACCCGTCTGCGCCTGCTGCTGCGCAACCTGCTGGAAAATGCCGTGCGACATGGGGGTAACGGACGTGATCCCGACAGGAAGGGTGCGTTTGGAAGCACCATGCCGGATGAAGGCGGGAACACGACAGCCCATACGGCAGCCCGCCCCGGCCATACGGAGGCACCCGACACGGATGCCATTGCCGTGGTGCATATCGACAGGATTCCCACGGGCGGCTGTGTCATCGAGGTTCGGGACTGGGGGCCGGGTGTGCCCGAGGAGCAGCTCTCGAAGCTGGCCGAACCCTTCCATCGTCCCGATGCGGCGCGTTCCCGCCATGCCGGTGGTGTGGGGCTGGGACTCTATCTGTGCCGCCTGGTGGCTCAGGCCCACGGTGGCCGGCTTGCCCTGGAGAATGCGCATCCCGGGTTGCGGGTACGCGCCTGGCTGCCTTCCGATATGAAGGCGCCGCAATGAAGGGCGGTGTACCGGGGGCTGCCGGGCAGGTTCCCGGCATGTACTGGAAAGTCGTCCGACACAGTGAATGGGTGCGACGCCCGCGCAACGGCCCGAAGGGCTTTAGGGCGGCTTGCCATGCGGGTTTTCGGCGGCATTCGGCTACAATCGGGCCATGACTTTGTCAACTGCCCCCGCGCCTGAAGGCGCCCAGGAGCCGGCCACCGTCACCTTCAGTGATTTCGGCCTGCATCCCGACGTGCTCAAGGCCGTCACTGCCGCCGGCTACACCAAGCCTACCCCCATCCAGGCCAAGGCCATTCCGGTGGTCATGGCGGGCCATGACGTGATGGCCGCTGCCCAGACCGGTACCGGAAAGACGGCCGGCTTTGCGCTACCCATCATCAATGTGCTCATGCCGTCGGCCAGCCATAGCGCCTCGCCGGCGCGGCACCCGGTCCGCGCGCTCATCATCGCGCCCACGCGGGAGCTGGCCGACCAGATCCACGACAACGTCAAGACCTACATCCAGTTCACGCCGCTGCGTTCGGCTGCCGTCTTCGGTGGCGTCGACATGCAGCCGCAGACCAATGCGCTGCGCGCCGGCGTCGAGATCCTCATCGCCACCCCCGGACGGCTGCTGGATCACGTCCAGCAGAAGTCGGTGAACCTGTCGCAGGTGCAGCTGCTGGTGCTGGACGAGGCGGACCGGATGCTGGACATGGGCTTCCTGCCCGACATCCAGCGCATCATCAATCTGCTCAATCCGCGCCGGCAGAACCTCATGTTCTCGGCCACCTTCTCGGACGAGATCCGCAAGCTGGCCAAGCGCTTCCTGAACGAGCCGAAGCTCATCGAGGTGGCCCGGCCCAACACGCTGGCCGAGAACGTCGAGCAGACGGTCTACCACGTGCCCTCCGAAGACCTCAAGCGTGACGCGGTGGGGGCGCTCATTCGTGAGCGCGGCATCGAACAGGTCATCGTCTTCTCCAACACCAAGATCGGTGCCGGCCGTCTGGCCCGCCATCTGCAGAAGGAAGGCTTCCTGGCCGAGGCCATCCACGGCGACAAGTCCCAGCAGGAGCGCCTGAAGACGCTGGACGGCTTCAAGGCCGGCGAGATCAAGGTGCTGGTGGCCACCGACGTGGCGGCCCGTGGCCTGGACATTGCCGAGCTGCCGGCCGTCATCAACTACGATCTGCCGCATTCGCCCGAGGACTACGTGCACCGCATCGGCCGTACCGGCCGTGCCGGCGCCTCCGGCATGGCACTGTCGCTGATGGTCGACCATGACCAGAAGGCGCTGGCCGAGATCGAGAAGCTCACCAAGCGCAAGCTGGACGTGCAGGAACTGCAGCTGCCGGCTTCTGCACGCGGCCGGGGTGAGCGTCGCAGTCGGGATGACCGTCGCGGCCACCGTGAAGGTGGCGAGGAGACGGCACGCAGCGAGGATTCGCGTGGCATTGGCGCGCCGTCGCGTTCCGGTCGTGATCGTGGCAGCCGCCGCGAGGGCAACCTGCGCGGCCATGCGCCAAGTGCCGAACGCGCTGCCCGCTATCCTGCGCCGCAGCCCGTGGTCGACGATCCGCTCTTTCATGCGCCCTATGTGCCCAGCGAGCCGGCCGCAGCGGCAGCGGATGCCCCCGAGCGGGGGCAGGCGTCGGCTGCAGGCGGCGTCAGCACCGATACACCGGCCGTCATCCAGGGGGGCGCACCCGCAGCTGCCTCCGGTCGTCGGGGCTCTGCGCCTTCCAGCGCCATCCGCCGTCCCGCGAACAAGCTGGCCGTGCTGCTGGGGGGCAAGCCGGGGGGCTGATATCGGCTTGCGGCGGTTGACGACGTTCTTCCGTTTCTGCTGGCTATTCCCGTCTTGTGCCGCAACGCCAGGCATTATTGGGTAGGCCCAGGCGGGGTTTGCTTTCGTCATTTGATCTCTTTATAGTTGTCATCACACGACAATTTCCAAAGAAGAGGGGATCATGACGATCATCGGGCTCGCCATCGTCATCGCGTTCATTGTCTTCAGCACGGCGAAGCTGAAGTGGCACCCGTTCCTGGTGCTGGTCCTGGCCGCGTTCCTCACGGCCTTCTTCTATGGCATGCCGCTGCCCAAGGTTGCCGACACGGTCGGTACCGGCTTCGGCAGCATCCTGGGCAGCATTGGCCTAGTCATCGTGTTCGGCACCATCATCGGATTGGTGATGGAGCGCACCGGCGCAGCGGTGGTCATGGCGGAGTCGGTCATCAAGGTGCTGGGAGAGCGCTTTCCCACGCTCACCATGTCCGTCATCGGGGCCATCGTCTCCATCCCGGTGTTCTGTGATTCCGGCTACGTCATTCTCAACTCGCTGAAGGAAACGTTGGCGAAACGCCTGAAGGTCTCCTCCATCGCCATGAGCGTGGCGCTGGCCACCGGGCTGTACGCCACGCACAACTTCGTGCCCCCCACGCCGGGACCCATCGCGGCCGCGGGCAACCTGGGCCTGGCCGACAACCTGGGGCTGGTGATCGTCATGGGTCTGGTGGTGTCGGTACCCGCCTGCCTGGCCGGCTGGCTGTGGGCCAATCGCTTCGTGCATGAGCTACCGCAGGGCGAGGGCGCTGCTGGGCAGGCCAGCACGGCGGGCTCGGTGAACGCCGCAGACAGGGAGGCTTCATCACCGGCCGGTGCCGTGGCCGCCACGCGCTATGCCGATGCGGACGACACCGACGGAGCTGCCGATCGGACCCGCTACGGCCAGATGCCGTCCCCCCTGATGGCTTTCATGCCGATCGTGCTGCCCATCGCGCTGATCTGCATCGGCTCGGTGGCAGCTTTTCCGTCGCGGCCGCTGGGCTCGGGCCTGCTGTTCACGGTTGCCGCCTTCCTGGGCAAGCCGCTGTGTGCGCTGCTGATCGGCTTCCTGTTCTCGCTACTGCTGATCCGGGGTGAAGACCGGACCGAGCGCATCAGCGCGCTGATCACGCAGGGCCTGGTGCTGGCGGCGCCCATCCTGCTGATCACCGGGGCCGGGGGCGCCTTCGGGGCCGTCATCAAGGAAACCCCGGTAGGCAGCTATCTGGGACATACGCTGTCCAGCCTGGGGCTGGGTGTGTTCATGCCCTTCGTGGTGGCAGCGGCGCTCAAGACCGCGCAAGGTTCCAGCACCGTGTCGCTGGTGACGACCTCCACTTTAGTGGCGCCCTTGATGGCCTCCATCGGTCTGGACAGCGAGATGGGACGCCTGCTGTGCGTGATGGCCATCGGCGCTGGGGCGATGACGGTCTCCCACGCCAACGATTCCTACTTCTGGGTGGTCACCCAGTTCTCGCGCATGAGCGTGGCCCAGGCCCTGCGGGCTCAGACGGCGGCCACGGCCGTGCAAGGGATCGTGGCGATCCTGTTCATCTGGCTGCTGAGTCTGGTGGTGCTGTAAGTCATCAGGCTGGGCTGAAGCGCGCCCGCCACTGTTCGGTGGCGGCGTGCAGCCAGCGTTGCGGGTCCCGGCTGCCAGGCGGGCGCAGCCCGAGGGCCTGGGCGGCTGCATTCAGAATGACGGCGGGCTCAATGCGTCCCGAGTCGTCGATGCCGGGCGCGCCGTTCTGCTTCGAGAGCTTCTGACCGTTCTCACCCATCAGCAGCGGCAGGTGCAGGTAGCGCGGGTGTGGCATGCCCAGCGCCTGCTGAAGCTGCATCTGTCGGCCGGTGGAGCTCAGCAGGTCGGCGCCACGCACGATGTCGGTGATGCCTGCCTCGGCGTCATCCACCACCACGGCCAGCTGGTAAGCCCAGACGCCATCGGCACGGCGTAATACAAAATCACCGCAATCCTGTACGGGGTGCTGCCGTTGCCAGCCCAGCCAGCGATCCTCGAAGTCCACGTATCCTTCGGTCGTTCGGAATCGCCAGGCTCGGGCCTGCCGTCCGGGGGGGAGGCCATGGCGGCACGTACCCAGATAGGGTGTTTCCTCGGGCATGTGGGCCAGACGAATATTGTCTGAATTCTGAATTATCTGCTGCCAGCGGGCCTGCCAGGCCTGG from Lautropia mirabilis harbors:
- a CDS encoding GntP family permease, coding for MTIIGLAIVIAFIVFSTAKLKWHPFLVLVLAAFLTAFFYGMPLPKVADTVGTGFGSILGSIGLVIVFGTIIGLVMERTGAAVVMAESVIKVLGERFPTLTMSVIGAIVSIPVFCDSGYVILNSLKETLAKRLKVSSIAMSVALATGLYATHNFVPPTPGPIAAAGNLGLADNLGLVIVMGLVVSVPACLAGWLWANRFVHELPQGEGAAGQASTAGSVNAADREASSPAGAVAATRYADADDTDGAADRTRYGQMPSPLMAFMPIVLPIALICIGSVAAFPSRPLGSGLLFTVAAFLGKPLCALLIGFLFSLLLIRGEDRTERISALITQGLVLAAPILLITGAGGAFGAVIKETPVGSYLGHTLSSLGLGVFMPFVVAAALKTAQGSSTVSLVTTSTLVAPLMASIGLDSEMGRLLCVMAIGAGAMTVSHANDSYFWVVTQFSRMSVAQALRAQTAATAVQGIVAILFIWLLSLVVL
- the gluQRS gene encoding tRNA glutamyl-Q(34) synthetase GluQRS → MPSPLTPLPTVCFAGVRQHGGREARDTVRHARPYVGRFAPSPSGPLHAGSVVAALASYLDARAHDGTWLLRIEDIDPPRVEPDSDIRIRHQLQFLGLHWDAPPWYQSARMDRYQAAFDWLKEQGHLYGCGCTRREITQAWQARWQQIIQNSDNIRLAHMPEETPYLGTCRHGLPPGRQARAWRFRTTEGYVDFEDRWLGWQRQHPVQDCGDFVLRRADGVWAYQLAVVVDDAEAGITDIVRGADLLSSTGRQMQLQQALGMPHPRYLHLPLLMGENGQKLSKQNGAPGIDDSGRIEPAVILNAAAQALGLRPPGSRDPQRWLHAATEQWRARFSPA
- a CDS encoding DEAD/DEAH box helicase, which produces MTLSTAPAPEGAQEPATVTFSDFGLHPDVLKAVTAAGYTKPTPIQAKAIPVVMAGHDVMAAAQTGTGKTAGFALPIINVLMPSASHSASPARHPVRALIIAPTRELADQIHDNVKTYIQFTPLRSAAVFGGVDMQPQTNALRAGVEILIATPGRLLDHVQQKSVNLSQVQLLVLDEADRMLDMGFLPDIQRIINLLNPRRQNLMFSATFSDEIRKLAKRFLNEPKLIEVARPNTLAENVEQTVYHVPSEDLKRDAVGALIRERGIEQVIVFSNTKIGAGRLARHLQKEGFLAEAIHGDKSQQERLKTLDGFKAGEIKVLVATDVAARGLDIAELPAVINYDLPHSPEDYVHRIGRTGRAGASGMALSLMVDHDQKALAEIEKLTKRKLDVQELQLPASARGRGERRSRDDRRGHREGGEETARSEDSRGIGAPSRSGRDRGSRREGNLRGHAPSAERAARYPAPQPVVDDPLFHAPYVPSEPAAAAADAPERGQASAAGGVSTDTPAVIQGGAPAAASGRRGSAPSSAIRRPANKLAVLLGGKPGG